Proteins encoded by one window of Streptomyces sp. ALI-76-A:
- a CDS encoding type I polyketide synthase — protein MTNTSTEKLVEALRKSLKESDRLREQNRQLTAAAGEPLAIVGMSCRFPGGVGSPEDLWDLVVRGGDAITEFPTDRGWDLDWLYDPDSEREGTSYTRHGGFLYEAPDFDAELFGISPREALAMDPQQRLLLESTWEVFERAGIDAASVRGSRTAVFVGGLRQDYGPLLYVPVEGVVGHRLTGVAASVFSGRLSYAFGLEGPSVTVDTACSSSLVALHLAGQALRQGECSLALVGGVNLMCTPGTFTEFARQGGLAPDGRCKSFSSTADGTGWAEGVGMLLVERLSDARRNGHRVLAVVRGTAVNQDGASNGLTAPNGRAQERVIQAALASAGLSAGEVDAVEAHGTGTRLGDPIEAQALIATYGREHEPERPLWLGSLKSNIGHTQAVAGVAGIIKMVMAMRHGVLPPTLHVDEPTPHVDWSAGTVRLLTEERAWPEDGRPRRAGITSFGVSGTNAHVVIEQPPAEAPAGEEDGRPGFAGVLADVVPLPLSAKSPDALRDLSARLRDHLSAGPGLDPVDVAYSAATGRTALEHRAVLLASGRDDMLDGLDALVEGRSSSRLVQGAPADGVTAFLFAGQGSQRAGMGRELYERFPVFAVALDEVCGHFDELLGRPLREVVFAAEGTPQGALLHETGFTQPALFAVEVALFRLLQSVGVRPDYVAGHSIGEVAAAHAAGVVPLGDACALVAARGRLMQALPPGGAMAAIQATEEEALDSLAGYGDRVSIGALNGPTSVVVSGDVDAVAEIAAVWRERGRRVKQLRVSHAFHSAHMDLMLDEFHAVVRGLDFQPPQIPVVSNLTGETAAAEEICSPEYWVRHVRAAVRFCDGVRRLQSAGVTTFLEIGPDGTLTGMARDCLTPDEGADTADLIPVLRRDRSEAHTFTTALARLHVRGAGPDWTAFFAGSGARAVDLPTYPFQHRRYWMDATVEGTGATTAPALGLAPAGHPLLGAAVSLADADSLVLTGRLSLDAHPWLADHAVLGRFVFPGTGLVELAVHAGDLAGCGVLDELTLEAPLTLPEHGSVHVQVIIGVPDAAGRRPVGIHSRPEDTRDAEADTPWTRHATGLLAVGETPEVAEEMAVWPPDGAEEVPADGLYERMADLGLDYGPAFQGVRGVWRRDDAVFAEVALPDEQLADAGAYCVHPALLDAAGHALVLDDSPGSGNPRLPFVWSGVDVQATGASVLRVRMTAAGPNATSVLATDPTGRPVITIRSVTSRPVTVEQLGAATRDTGGTTLYALEWTALPTAAATSAPAGRCAVLGADDGSAAGLAAALAAAGAEPFPGLAAFGAAGGADLADTLVAPFLPDAAGVPDGDGAGNGAADIARAAAHRALELVQNWLADERFGSAVLAVVTRGAVATGPDEDVDLAHAPLWGLVRSAQTENPGRIVLVDLDGDEASTAALPQALAAREPQVAVRAGTLLVPRLARTSMPEDGPGRWDADGTVLITGATGALGGLFARHLVREHGVRHLLLTSRRGSAAAGSAELAAELTGLGAEVELTACDVADPDALRRLLDGIPADRPLSGVVHAAGVLDDGVIGALTPERIDRVFRPKADAALNLHELTRDLDLSAFVLFSSAAGTIGSAGQANYAAANTFLDALAHHRRAHGRTATSLAWGPWAEGGMAAELSDADRARLARAGTTPLTPEQGLGLFDAALALDVTSAVPIGLDTAVLRAQGSSLPVVFRGLVRTVPTRRLAEAGGAAGSGGGGADLGRQLTGLSAEEREEAALSLVHATVAETLDYQNPASMDARRGFKDLGLDSLTAVELRNRLEKATGLRLPATLAFDYPNPAALARHLVDELVDTAAPAPAAAPVAAALGDDPIAIVGMSCRLPGGVHTPEELWELVASGTDAISPLPADRGWDLDALYDPDPDRPGTSYVRHGGFLYDAADFDADFFGISPKEALSMDPQQRLLLETSWEAFESAGIDPATVRGSRTGVFAGVMYHEYAYRLPKMPEELEGYLGIGNAGSVDSGRIAYTFGLEGPAVTVDTACSSSLVAMHLACQSLRLGESSLALAGGVTVLSAPLSFVEFSRQRALAPDGRSKSFSAAADGTGWSEGISMLLLERLSDARRNGHEVLAVVRGTAVNQDGASNGLTAPNGPAQQRVIRDALSAAGLAPAQVDAVEAHGTGTRLGDPIEAQALMAAYGQDRPQDRPLWLGSVKSNIGHTQAAAGAAGVIKMVMAMRNGVLPRTLHADEPSPHIDWSAGSVSLLTEQRAWPNGDQPRRAGVSSFGISGTNAHVVIEQPPTTDDTKDATPVVPVPVPVPVVVSGRGEAGLRGQAGRLRSFVTSASDDVSVADVGLSSAVTRAQFDDRAVIVAADRGSLTAGLAVLEAGGADSGIVRGVAGSRDRAVFVFPGQGSQWTGMALELAESSPVFQQRLAECAQALEPFVDWSLLEVLGDEEALQRVDVIQPALWAVMVSLAALWQAHGVRPAAVVGHSQGEIAAACVAGGLSLQDGARVVAYRSQAALALSGQGGMVSIAAPRTDIEQLLTRWQGRITVAAVNGPAATVAAGDADALDEMMDLCREREIRARRIPAAYASHSPHVERIEEQIAELLAPVRPRSGEVAFFSTVTGQQLDTAVLDAGYWYRNLRQPVRFESVVRSLLAQGHQAFIEMTPHPILTLPIEETAEDADTDTLVVGSLQRDDGGLARFYASLGQAWANGVPVDWASVYTNTPARRVDLPTYAFQRRRYWLDEPDTTPDTPAAGTDAVETRFWEAVEREDLEALTGTLRTQEADALGTILPALSSWRRGRRRQSAADSWRYRVTWRPVREPDHPALTGTWLLVTPARDTGAPDDDLADACEIALARLGARTVRVAVDPADPGDGRAAVATAVAAALADAAADGAPPAGVLSLLGLDETPLPGRPAVSAGTAGTLALLQALADTARDTRLWLVTRGAVATGGGDRLTSPVQAQLWALGRTAALEHPQLWGGLVDLPAAPGERALARMAHLLADAGDEDQLAVRASGAFARRLARVSPGDRATRAAWRPRGTVLVTGGTEGTGAHAARWLARSGAEHLVLTHQPDTLPDAGGLAAELTGLGATRVTVEPCDTTDRQALAEVLDRAATDTPLTAVVFTAAATEPGALAETGPDALADALDRVSGAGHLHALLDGVPLDAFVLFSSVAGVWGSGGQSGIGVANAFLDALAEQRAGQGQPATSLAWGLWGDVGTGAEDDPEAEQARRDGLRRRGVSEMAPEAAVLAIPAAVGEGEATTVVADIDWERFATAFTAVRPSPLLGDLAEVRRTLAAAEEDRAAGADDGTGGLARQLAGLAEADQDRVLLDAVRAAVAEVLGHSDPAAVEPHRALKDVGFDSLASVTLRNRLGAVAGLRLPVTFVFDHPTPAAIAAHLRGRLVTGAKAPLDEELDRLQAALSSATGDEDVRERVAARLTGFLSQLGAFDGDGTKTAGLTEQLQTATDDDIFDFIDSELGRDRTAELDKQ, from the coding sequence ATGACGAACACATCCACCGAGAAACTGGTCGAGGCGCTGCGGAAGTCACTGAAGGAGAGCGACAGGCTGCGCGAGCAGAACCGGCAGCTCACCGCGGCCGCCGGAGAGCCGCTGGCCATCGTCGGGATGAGCTGCCGCTTCCCGGGCGGTGTCGGCTCCCCGGAGGATCTGTGGGACCTGGTCGTCCGCGGCGGTGACGCGATCACGGAGTTCCCCACCGACCGCGGCTGGGACCTCGACTGGCTCTACGACCCGGACTCCGAGCGCGAGGGCACGTCGTACACGCGGCACGGCGGGTTCCTGTACGAGGCGCCGGACTTCGACGCGGAGCTGTTCGGGATCTCGCCGCGCGAGGCGCTGGCGATGGACCCGCAGCAGCGGCTGCTGCTGGAGAGCACGTGGGAGGTGTTCGAACGCGCCGGCATCGACGCGGCGTCGGTGCGCGGCAGCCGCACCGCCGTGTTCGTCGGCGGCCTGCGCCAGGACTACGGCCCGCTGCTGTACGTGCCCGTGGAGGGCGTCGTCGGGCACCGGCTGACGGGCGTCGCGGCGAGCGTGTTCTCCGGCCGGCTGTCGTACGCCTTCGGCCTCGAGGGCCCTTCGGTGACGGTGGACACGGCCTGCTCGTCGTCGCTGGTGGCGCTGCACCTGGCCGGGCAGGCACTGCGGCAGGGCGAGTGCTCGCTGGCGCTGGTCGGCGGCGTGAACCTGATGTGCACGCCGGGGACGTTCACCGAGTTCGCCCGGCAGGGCGGTCTCGCCCCGGACGGGCGGTGCAAGTCGTTCTCCTCCACGGCCGACGGCACCGGGTGGGCCGAGGGCGTGGGCATGCTGCTGGTGGAGCGGCTGTCCGACGCGCGCCGCAACGGCCACCGGGTGCTGGCCGTGGTGCGGGGCACGGCGGTGAACCAGGACGGCGCGTCGAACGGCCTGACCGCGCCCAACGGGCGCGCGCAGGAGCGGGTGATCCAGGCAGCGCTGGCCAGCGCGGGCCTCTCGGCCGGTGAGGTGGACGCGGTCGAGGCGCACGGCACCGGAACCAGGCTGGGCGACCCGATCGAGGCGCAGGCCCTGATCGCCACGTACGGCCGGGAGCACGAGCCCGAGCGGCCGCTGTGGCTGGGGTCGTTGAAGTCGAACATCGGTCACACCCAGGCGGTGGCGGGCGTCGCGGGGATCATCAAGATGGTCATGGCGATGCGCCACGGCGTGCTCCCGCCCACCCTGCACGTGGACGAGCCCACCCCGCACGTGGACTGGAGCGCCGGGACCGTCCGCCTGCTGACCGAGGAACGCGCATGGCCGGAGGACGGCCGCCCGCGCCGCGCGGGCATCACGTCGTTCGGCGTCAGCGGCACCAACGCCCACGTGGTCATCGAGCAACCCCCGGCCGAAGCCCCGGCGGGGGAGGAGGACGGGCGGCCGGGCTTCGCCGGTGTCCTGGCCGACGTCGTACCGCTGCCGCTCTCCGCCAAGTCCCCCGACGCGCTGCGCGACCTGTCCGCGCGGCTGCGCGACCACCTGTCCGCCGGCCCCGGGCTCGACCCCGTGGACGTCGCCTACTCGGCGGCCACGGGCCGGACCGCGCTGGAGCACCGGGCGGTGCTCCTGGCGTCGGGCCGGGACGACATGCTGGACGGGCTCGACGCGCTCGTGGAGGGGCGCTCCTCCTCCCGCCTGGTGCAGGGCGCGCCCGCCGACGGGGTGACGGCTTTCCTGTTCGCGGGGCAGGGCAGCCAGCGGGCCGGTATGGGGCGGGAGTTGTATGAGCGGTTCCCGGTGTTCGCGGTGGCGTTGGACGAGGTGTGCGGGCACTTCGACGAGTTGCTGGGACGCCCGCTGCGTGAGGTGGTCTTCGCGGCGGAGGGCACGCCGCAGGGGGCGCTGTTGCATGAGACCGGGTTCACGCAGCCGGCGCTGTTCGCCGTGGAGGTGGCGCTGTTCCGGCTGCTTCAGAGCGTGGGCGTGCGCCCGGACTATGTGGCGGGGCATTCGATCGGTGAGGTCGCGGCGGCGCACGCGGCGGGTGTTGTGCCGCTGGGGGATGCCTGTGCGTTGGTGGCGGCCCGTGGCCGGCTCATGCAGGCCCTGCCCCCTGGCGGCGCCATGGCCGCGATCCAGGCCACCGAGGAGGAGGCGCTCGACAGCCTGGCGGGATATGGCGACCGGGTCTCGATCGGTGCGCTCAACGGCCCTACGTCGGTCGTCGTCTCCGGCGACGTCGACGCGGTCGCGGAGATCGCCGCGGTGTGGCGGGAGCGTGGTCGTCGCGTCAAGCAGTTGCGGGTCAGTCACGCCTTCCACTCCGCGCACATGGACCTGATGCTGGACGAGTTCCATGCCGTCGTACGGGGTCTGGACTTCCAGCCGCCGCAGATCCCGGTCGTGTCGAACCTGACCGGTGAGACGGCGGCCGCGGAGGAGATCTGTTCCCCGGAGTACTGGGTGCGGCACGTCCGGGCGGCGGTCCGGTTCTGCGACGGGGTGCGGCGCCTGCAGTCCGCAGGCGTCACCACGTTCCTGGAGATCGGCCCGGACGGCACCCTCACCGGGATGGCCCGCGACTGCCTCACGCCCGACGAAGGAGCGGACACCGCCGACCTCATCCCCGTGCTGCGCCGCGACCGTTCCGAGGCGCACACCTTCACCACGGCCCTGGCCAGGCTGCACGTACGCGGCGCAGGTCCGGACTGGACGGCGTTCTTCGCCGGCAGCGGCGCCCGCGCCGTCGACCTGCCCACCTACCCCTTCCAGCACCGGCGGTACTGGATGGACGCCACCGTGGAGGGGACCGGCGCGACCACGGCCCCCGCCCTCGGTCTGGCGCCAGCCGGACATCCGCTGCTGGGCGCAGCCGTGTCGCTCGCGGACGCCGACAGCCTGGTCCTCACCGGCCGGCTGTCGCTCGACGCCCACCCCTGGCTGGCCGACCACGCGGTCCTCGGCAGGTTCGTGTTCCCCGGCACGGGCCTGGTGGAACTGGCCGTCCACGCCGGCGACCTGGCCGGCTGCGGCGTACTCGACGAACTCACCCTGGAGGCCCCGCTGACGCTGCCCGAGCACGGCAGCGTGCACGTCCAGGTCATCATCGGCGTTCCCGACGCCGCCGGCCGCCGCCCGGTCGGCATCCACTCCCGGCCCGAGGACACCCGGGACGCCGAGGCGGACACCCCGTGGACCCGGCACGCGACGGGCCTGCTGGCCGTGGGGGAGACCCCGGAGGTGGCGGAGGAGATGGCCGTGTGGCCGCCGGACGGTGCCGAGGAGGTGCCGGCCGACGGCCTGTACGAGCGGATGGCGGACCTCGGCCTGGACTACGGGCCGGCGTTCCAGGGCGTACGCGGCGTCTGGCGGCGGGACGACGCGGTCTTCGCCGAAGTGGCGCTGCCCGATGAGCAGCTGGCCGACGCCGGTGCCTACTGCGTCCACCCCGCACTCCTCGACGCCGCGGGCCATGCCCTGGTGCTGGACGATTCGCCGGGCAGCGGTAATCCCCGCCTCCCGTTCGTGTGGAGCGGCGTCGACGTGCAGGCGACGGGGGCGTCGGTGCTGCGGGTGCGCATGACGGCCGCGGGGCCGAACGCCACGTCGGTGCTGGCCACCGACCCCACCGGCCGGCCCGTCATCACCATCCGGTCCGTGACCTCGCGGCCGGTCACCGTCGAGCAGCTGGGCGCCGCAACCCGCGACACGGGCGGCACGACGCTCTACGCCCTGGAATGGACGGCGCTCCCCACCGCCGCCGCGACGTCGGCACCAGCCGGACGGTGCGCGGTCCTCGGGGCGGACGACGGATCGGCGGCGGGTCTCGCGGCCGCCCTCGCCGCAGCGGGCGCGGAGCCGTTCCCCGGCCTGGCCGCCTTCGGCGCGGCGGGCGGCGCGGACCTGGCGGACACCCTGGTGGCGCCGTTCCTCCCGGACGCCGCAGGCGTACCGGACGGTGACGGCGCCGGGAACGGCGCGGCGGACATTGCGCGGGCCGCCGCGCACCGCGCGCTGGAACTCGTGCAGAACTGGCTGGCCGACGAGCGCTTCGGGTCGGCCGTGCTGGCGGTCGTCACCCGGGGCGCGGTCGCCACCGGTCCGGACGAGGACGTGGACCTGGCGCACGCGCCGCTGTGGGGCCTGGTGCGATCGGCGCAGACCGAGAACCCGGGCCGCATCGTGCTGGTCGACCTCGACGGCGACGAGGCGTCCACCGCGGCGTTGCCGCAGGCGCTGGCGGCCCGGGAGCCGCAGGTGGCCGTCCGGGCCGGGACACTCCTCGTACCCCGGCTGGCCAGGACGTCCATGCCCGAGGACGGGCCGGGTCGCTGGGACGCGGACGGCACCGTGCTGATCACCGGTGCCACGGGCGCGCTGGGCGGCCTGTTCGCCCGCCATCTGGTGCGCGAGCACGGCGTCCGGCACCTGCTGCTGACCAGTCGCCGCGGATCGGCCGCGGCGGGGAGCGCCGAGCTGGCGGCCGAACTCACCGGGCTCGGCGCCGAGGTGGAGCTGACCGCCTGCGATGTGGCCGACCCCGACGCGCTGCGCCGGCTCCTCGACGGCATACCGGCCGACCGGCCACTGAGCGGCGTCGTGCACGCGGCCGGCGTCCTGGACGACGGCGTCATCGGCGCCCTGACGCCCGAGCGGATCGACCGCGTCTTCCGCCCCAAGGCGGACGCCGCCCTGAACCTGCACGAGCTGACCCGCGACCTGGACCTGTCCGCGTTCGTGCTGTTCTCCTCGGCCGCCGGCACCATCGGCAGCGCGGGCCAGGCCAACTACGCCGCGGCCAACACCTTCCTCGACGCCCTGGCCCACCACCGGCGCGCGCACGGCCGCACCGCCACCTCACTGGCGTGGGGGCCCTGGGCCGAGGGCGGGATGGCCGCCGAGCTGAGCGACGCGGACCGCGCCCGCCTGGCCCGCGCCGGTACGACACCGCTCACGCCGGAGCAGGGACTCGGCCTGTTCGACGCGGCCCTGGCCCTCGACGTGACCTCGGCCGTCCCGATCGGCCTGGACACCGCCGTGCTGCGCGCCCAGGGCAGTTCCTTGCCCGTCGTGTTCCGCGGCCTGGTCCGCACCGTCCCCACCCGCCGCCTCGCCGAAGCCGGCGGCGCGGCCGGGAGCGGGGGCGGGGGCGCCGACCTCGGCCGGCAGCTGACCGGCCTGTCCGCGGAGGAGCGCGAAGAGGCCGCGCTCAGCCTCGTGCACGCCACCGTCGCGGAGACCCTCGACTACCAGAACCCCGCATCGATGGACGCCCGCCGCGGCTTCAAGGACCTCGGCCTCGACTCCCTGACCGCTGTCGAGCTGCGCAACCGGCTGGAGAAGGCCACCGGGCTGCGGCTGCCCGCCACCCTCGCCTTCGACTACCCCAACCCCGCCGCCCTCGCCCGGCACCTGGTCGACGAGCTGGTCGACACCGCGGCCCCGGCCCCCGCTGCCGCGCCCGTGGCGGCGGCGCTCGGCGACGACCCGATCGCCATCGTCGGCATGAGCTGCCGGCTCCCCGGCGGCGTGCACACCCCCGAGGAGCTGTGGGAGCTGGTGGCGTCCGGAACCGACGCCATCTCCCCCCTCCCCGCCGACCGGGGCTGGGACCTGGACGCGCTCTACGACCCCGACCCGGACAGGCCCGGCACCTCGTACGTACGCCACGGCGGATTCCTGTACGACGCGGCCGACTTCGACGCGGACTTCTTCGGCATCAGCCCGAAGGAGGCCCTGTCGATGGACCCGCAGCAGCGGCTGCTGCTGGAGACGTCGTGGGAGGCGTTCGAGAGCGCCGGGATCGACCCGGCCACGGTGCGCGGCAGCAGGACCGGCGTGTTCGCCGGCGTCATGTACCACGAGTACGCCTACCGGCTGCCGAAGATGCCGGAGGAGCTGGAGGGCTACCTCGGCATCGGCAACGCCGGCAGCGTGGACTCCGGTCGCATCGCCTACACCTTCGGCCTGGAGGGCCCGGCGGTCACGGTGGACACGGCCTGCTCCTCGTCCCTGGTGGCGATGCACCTGGCGTGCCAGTCGCTGCGGCTGGGGGAGTCGTCGCTCGCCCTCGCCGGCGGCGTGACGGTGCTGTCCGCCCCCTTGTCGTTCGTCGAGTTCAGCCGGCAGCGCGCGCTCGCCCCCGACGGCCGGTCCAAGTCCTTCTCGGCGGCCGCCGACGGCACCGGCTGGTCCGAAGGCATCAGCATGCTGCTGCTGGAGCGGCTGTCCGACGCGCGGCGCAACGGCCACGAGGTGCTCGCCGTGGTGCGCGGCACGGCCGTGAACCAGGACGGCGCCTCCAACGGCCTCACCGCCCCCAACGGGCCCGCGCAGCAGCGGGTGATCCGGGACGCGCTGTCCGCGGCCGGGCTCGCCCCGGCCCAGGTGGACGCGGTCGAGGCGCACGGCACCGGCACCAGGCTGGGCGACCCGATCGAGGCGCAGGCACTGATGGCGGCGTACGGCCAGGACCGGCCGCAGGACCGGCCGCTGTGGCTCGGCTCGGTCAAGTCCAACATCGGCCACACGCAGGCCGCCGCCGGCGCGGCCGGCGTGATCAAGATGGTCATGGCGATGCGCAACGGCGTGCTGCCACGCACCCTGCACGCCGATGAGCCCTCGCCGCACATCGACTGGAGCGCGGGCAGCGTCTCGCTGCTGACCGAGCAGCGCGCCTGGCCGAACGGCGACCAGCCACGCCGGGCCGGCGTGTCCTCCTTCGGCATCAGCGGCACCAACGCCCACGTGGTCATCGAGCAGCCCCCCACGACGGACGACACGAAGGACGCCACGCCCGTCGTCCCGGTGCCGGTGCCGGTGCCGGTGGTGGTCTCGGGGCGCGGCGAGGCGGGTCTGCGGGGGCAGGCGGGGCGGCTGCGGTCGTTCGTGACCTCGGCCTCCGACGACGTGTCGGTGGCGGACGTGGGCTTGTCCTCGGCGGTCACGCGGGCGCAGTTCGACGACCGTGCGGTGATCGTTGCCGCGGACCGTGGGTCGTTGACGGCGGGGCTGGCCGTGCTGGAGGCCGGTGGAGCGGATTCCGGGATCGTACGGGGTGTGGCGGGTTCGCGGGATCGTGCGGTGTTCGTCTTCCCGGGCCAGGGCTCGCAGTGGACGGGCATGGCGCTGGAACTGGCCGAGTCCTCGCCGGTGTTCCAGCAGCGGCTGGCGGAGTGTGCCCAGGCGCTGGAACCGTTCGTGGACTGGTCGCTGCTGGAGGTGCTGGGCGACGAAGAGGCCCTTCAGCGGGTGGACGTCATCCAGCCGGCGCTGTGGGCGGTGATGGTGTCGTTGGCGGCGTTGTGGCAGGCCCATGGAGTGCGTCCGGCGGCGGTGGTCGGCCACTCCCAGGGCGAGATCGCCGCCGCATGCGTCGCCGGTGGCCTGTCACTTCAGGACGGGGCGCGGGTGGTGGCCTACCGCAGCCAGGCGGCGCTGGCGCTGTCCGGGCAGGGCGGCATGGTGTCCATCGCGGCCCCGCGAACGGACATCGAACAGCTGCTGACCCGCTGGCAGGGCCGCATCACGGTGGCCGCGGTCAACGGCCCGGCCGCCACCGTGGCCGCCGGTGACGCCGACGCCCTGGACGAGATGATGGACCTCTGCCGGGAGCGGGAGATCCGCGCCCGCCGCATCCCGGCCGCCTACGCCTCGCACTCCCCGCACGTGGAGCGGATCGAGGAGCAGATCGCCGAGCTGCTCGCGCCGGTGCGGCCCCGTTCGGGCGAGGTGGCGTTCTTCTCCACGGTGACCGGGCAGCAGCTCGACACCGCGGTGTTGGACGCCGGCTACTGGTACCGCAATCTGCGCCAGCCGGTGCGGTTCGAGTCCGTCGTCCGCTCCCTGCTCGCCCAGGGGCATCAGGCGTTCATCGAGATGACCCCGCACCCGATCCTGACCCTCCCCATCGAGGAGACCGCCGAAGACGCCGACACCGACACCCTCGTCGTCGGCAGCCTGCAACGCGACGACGGCGGCCTGGCGCGCTTCTACGCCTCCCTCGGCCAGGCATGGGCCAACGGCGTACCGGTGGACTGGGCGAGCGTCTACACGAACACTCCCGCCCGCCGCGTCGACCTGCCCACCTACGCCTTCCAACGCCGCCGCTACTGGCTGGACGAGCCCGACACCACCCCCGACACCCCTGCGGCCGGCACCGACGCGGTGGAGACCCGCTTCTGGGAAGCCGTCGAGCGGGAGGACCTCGAAGCCCTCACCGGCACCCTTCGGACCCAGGAGGCCGACGCGCTGGGCACGATCCTGCCCGCCCTGTCCTCCTGGCGCCGCGGCCGGCGGCGGCAGTCCGCGGCCGACTCCTGGCGCTACCGCGTCACCTGGCGCCCCGTGCGGGAACCCGACCACCCCGCCCTCACCGGCACCTGGCTCCTCGTCACCCCCGCCCGCGACACCGGCGCCCCGGACGACGACCTGGCCGACGCGTGCGAGATCGCCCTCGCCCGCCTGGGGGCGCGTACGGTCCGCGTCGCCGTGGACCCGGCAGACCCGGGCGACGGTCGCGCCGCCGTCGCCACTGCCGTCGCCGCCGCCCTCGCGGACGCCGCCGCCGACGGCGCGCCGCCCGCCGGGGTGCTGTCGCTCCTCGGGCTCGACGAGACGCCGCTCCCCGGCCGGCCGGCCGTGTCCGCCGGCACCGCCGGCACGCTCGCCCTGCTCCAGGCCCTCGCCGACACGGCGCGGGACACCCGGCTCTGGCTGGTCACCCGGGGCGCGGTCGCCACCGGCGGCGGCGACCGGCTGACCAGCCCCGTACAGGCCCAGCTCTGGGCCCTGGGCCGGACCGCCGCCCTGGAGCACCCGCAGCTGTGGGGCGGCCTCGTCGACCTCCCGGCCGCCCCCGGGGAGCGGGCGCTCGCCAGGATGGCGCACCTACTCGCGGACGCCGGGGACGAGGACCAGCTCGCGGTCCGCGCCTCCGGCGCCTTCGCCCGCCGGCTGGCGCGGGTGTCGCCCGGCGACCGCGCCACCCGCGCCGCGTGGCGGCCCAGGGGCACGGTCCTGGTCACCGGCGGCACCGAGGGCACCGGGGCACACGCGGCGCGCTGGCTCGCCCGCAGCGGCGCCGAGCACCTGGTACTCACCCACCAGCCGGACACGCTCCCGGACGCCGGCGGGCTGGCGGCCGAGCTGACCGGCCTCGGCGCCACCCGGGTCACGGTCGAGCCGTGCGACACCACCGACCGGCAGGCGCTGGCCGAGGTGCTCGACCGGGCCGCCACGGACACCCCGTTGACCGCGGTCGTCTTCACCGCGGCGGCGACCGAGCCGGGCGCGCTGGCCGAGACGGGGCCCGACGCGCTCGCGGACGCGCTCGACCGTGTCTCCGGCGCCGGCCACCTGCACGCGCTGCTCGACGGCGTCCCCCTGGACGCCTTCGTGCTCTTCTCCTCCGTCGCCGGGGTGTGGGGCAGCGGCGGCCAGAGCGGCATCGGCGTGGCCAACGCCTTCCTCGACGCGCTCGCCGAACAGCGCGCCGGGCAGGGCCAGCCGGCCACCTCGCTGGCCTGGGGCCTGTGGGGCGACGTCGGCACCGGCGCCGAGGACGACCCCGAGGCGGAGCAGGCCCGCCGTGACGGGCTGCGCCGCCGGGGCGTGTCCGAGATGGCCCCGGAGGCGGCCGTCCTCGCCATCCCGGCGGCCGTCGGCGAGGGCGAGGCCACCACGGTCGTCGCCGACATCGACTGGGAGCGCTTCGCGACCGCGTTCACCGCCGTCCGGCCCAGCCCGCTCCTCGGCGACCTCGCGGAGGTCCGGCGGACGCTGGCCGCCGCCGAGGAGGACCGGGCCGCAGGGGCGGACGACGGCACCGGCGGCCTGGCCCGGCAGCTCGCCGGGCTCGCCGAGGCGGACCAGGACCGGGTGCTGCTCGACGCCGTGCGCGCCGCGGTGGCCGAGGTGCTCGGCCACTCCGACCCCGCGGCGGTCGAGCCGCACCGGGCCCTGAAGGACGTCGGCTTCGACTCCCTGGCCTCGGTGACGCTTCGCAACCGCCTCGGCGCCGTCGCCGGGCTGCGGCTGCCCGTCACCTTCGTCTTCGACCACCCGACCCCCGCCGCCATCGCCGCGCATCTGCGCGGCCGGCTCGTCACCGGGGCCAAGGCCCCGCTCGACGAGGAGCTGGACCGGCTACAGGCCGCGCTCTCCTCGGCGACCGGGGACGAGGACGTCCGGGAGCGGGTCGCCGCGCGCCTCACCGGGTTCCTCTCCCAACTCGGCGCCTTCGACGGCGACGGCACGAAGACGGCCGGGCTCACCGAGCAGCTCCAGACCGCCACCGACGACGACATCTTCGACTTCATCGACAGCGAGCTGGGACGTGACCGGACCGCAGAGCTCGACAAGCAGTGA